TCCATGAAACCTTGGCGGTCGACAAGATGCCCGAGGCGTCCGCCCGCTGAGGCCCGGGCCGCCTTGACGTGCGAGCGTGGCGCTGGATTGTAGATGACATAAACCCCGTTCTCAGTCTTGGCTAGCCGAGACTCAGGCGCTGGCCTTCGCACAGAACGGGTGACCATGACCGCCGTCCGGACCGCGCTCGCCGTCGCTCTCCTGGCCTTCGGGTGCACCTCCGCGGCACCCACGGCGCCGGCGGGGGCCGCGCTCGCCTCGCTGGAGGGCACGGCGTGGCTGGCCGAGGATATCGACGGCGGCGGCGTGGTGGATCGCGTGCAATCGACGCTCGCCTTCGATGCCGGCCAGAAAGTGGCGGGGCGCGCCGCCTGCGACCGTTATTTCGGGACCTACCAGCAATCCGGTGACATGGTCGAGATCAGGCCGGGCGGCACGACGCGCATGGCCTGCCTGCCCGCCGTCATGGAGCAGGAAGCCCGGTTCCTGGCGGCGCTGGGGACGGTGAGGAAGGCCCGCCGCGAGGGTGACACGCTCGTGCTGCTGGACGGCGGCGGCCGTGTCCGGCCGCGCCTCACGCCTATCGCCCGACAGTCGGCCGAAATGAATGTTCTCGCCGCTCGTATCGTGCCCCCCGGATCGACGATCGACACCGGGAACTTGGGGTCAGGTCTTGCAATCCAGCATCTGGCCTTGGCAGATAGGTCCCCCGCGACTTCGACCTTCTGCGGAGAATGCATAAATGCAAGACCTGACCCCGGTCACGGAGGTCGCGGATCTCGCTCAGGCAAGCCGGTAGATCTCGATCGGTTCCTCCCGGCCTTTGACGTGTACCGGGCCGAGCGGCTCGTGGCCGAGCGCCTGCTCGCCAGCGGCCGCGAGCACCTCGCCCGACACCAGGATCTGCGATCCATAGCCCTTGTTCAGCTGCTCGATGCGCGAGGCGAGGATCACGACATTGCCGGTGATCGAGTACTGCTTGCGCAACGCCGAGCCGACGTTTCCGGAGACCGCCTCGCCCGCGTGCAGGCCGACCCCGATCATGATCGGCGGAATCCGTCCGGCTTCCGACAGCTCCCTGATCCCGGCGACCAGCTCGCGCGCAGCGGCAAGCGCGTTGCCGCAGTCGCGTCCGGTGGCAAGTGGAGCGCCGAAGGTGGCCATGAAGCCGTCGCCGAGGAACTGGTTGATGATGCCGTGGTTGCGGTTCACGACGTCGACCGCCTCCGCGAAGACGACGTTCTGGAACGCGACGATCTCCTCCGGCGACTTGTTCTCGACCAGCGGCGTGAAATTGCGGATGTCCATGAACATGACGCACACGAACGTGCGCCTGCTTGCGATCTCCGGGCCGGCCTTGAGCAGCGCCTCGACGATGGCCGGCGATACCTGCTGGCCGAAAGTGCTGACGATGCGCTGGCGCTCCTCCTGCGCGCGGAATACGTTGCTGACCCGTCGCTTCAGCTGGTCCGCGACGAAGCCCGCGGCGAGCCCGGCCAGCGCGAGCATGACCCCCTTGGCCACGTAGAACGGCGGCGCCTCGAACGGCGTGCCCGCCGCGGCGCGCGCGCCGCCCTCCACCACGCCGCCGCCCGCGCCAATGTAGGCGAACGACAGGGCCACGTACTCCGCCGCCGCGACCAGTCCGGTAAATACGGACAGCCTGAAGTCCAACCGCAGCGTGGAGAGCACGATGAATACCGCGTAGAGAAGACCCGCCGCGCTCTGCAGCACGTATACCGGATTCATTTCGCGCGACACGAGGAGCATCAGGATGCTGGGAACGCTCGTTTCCACGAACGCGTTCAGGTACCGGAGAGCACCCGGCACGCCCCTTCCCCGGCGCAGCCAGC
The sequence above is drawn from the Candidatus Methylomirabilota bacterium genome and encodes:
- a CDS encoding adenylate/guanylate cyclase domain-containing protein, whose protein sequence is MAILAGLLGALIVFYGLGYALFRKDYPMFRFLTPAAFFYIIAVIALLLCYELAIRYLIGRWLRRGRGVPGALRYLNAFVETSVPSILMLLVSREMNPVYVLQSAAGLLYAVFIVLSTLRLDFRLSVFTGLVAAAEYVALSFAYIGAGGGVVEGGARAAAGTPFEAPPFYVAKGVMLALAGLAAGFVADQLKRRVSNVFRAQEERQRIVSTFGQQVSPAIVEALLKAGPEIASRRTFVCVMFMDIRNFTPLVENKSPEEIVAFQNVVFAEAVDVVNRNHGIINQFLGDGFMATFGAPLATGRDCGNALAAARELVAGIRELSEAGRIPPIMIGVGLHAGEAVSGNVGSALRKQYSITGNVVILASRIEQLNKGYGSQILVSGEVLAAAGEQALGHEPLGPVHVKGREEPIEIYRLA